One Novosphingobium sp. EMRT-2 DNA segment encodes these proteins:
- a CDS encoding nuclear transport factor 2 family protein: MIAAYNAQDVDTYVSYMTDDACEANYRGDVVREGKEGTRSGLAAAFARWPQNHAEIRDAQAIGNYVLMREHVTRGPATDGSALVEPFDVIAVYTFEGDKCSRVEFIR, encoded by the coding sequence ATGATCGCGGCGTACAATGCGCAGGACGTGGATACCTACGTCTCCTACATGACCGACGACGCCTGCGAGGCGAACTATCGCGGGGATGTGGTGCGCGAGGGCAAGGAGGGCACGCGCTCCGGCCTTGCCGCCGCGTTCGCCCGCTGGCCGCAGAACCACGCCGAAATCCGCGACGCGCAGGCGATCGGCAACTACGTGCTGATGCGCGAACACGTCACGCGCGGCCCCGCCACCGACGGATCGGCCCTGGTCGAACCGTTCGACGTGATCGCAGTCTATACTTTCGAGGGCGATAAGTGCTCTCGGGTGGAGTTTATTCGCTGA
- the nuoF gene encoding NADH-quinone oxidoreductase subunit NuoF, translating into MALADKDRIFTNVYGYQPWNLPAAQARGDWDNTKALLERGQDGIIEEIKASGLRGRGGAGFPTGMKWSFMPKESKDGRPSFLVINADESEPGSCKDREIIRHDPHKLLEGALVAGFAMRARAAYIYIRGEYIREAETLFAARDEAYAAGLLGKNACGSGYDFDVFVHRGAGAYICGEETAMIESLEGKKGQPRLKPPFPAGAGLYGCPTTVNNVESIAVAPTILRRGASWFSSFGRENNKGTKLFQISGHVERPCVVEEEMSIPFSELIEKHCGGIRGGKDNLLAVIPGGSSVPLVPAAEIWDAPMDFDGLRALGSGLGTAAVIVMDKSTDIVRAIARLSHFYKHESCGQCTPCREGTGWMWRVMERLRTGDAAVEEIDMLFNVTKQVEGHTICALGDAAAWPIQGLIRHFRPELERRIAEHGAVREAAE; encoded by the coding sequence ATGGCTCTCGCCGACAAGGACCGCATCTTCACCAACGTCTATGGCTACCAGCCGTGGAACCTGCCCGCCGCGCAGGCGCGCGGGGATTGGGACAACACCAAGGCGCTGCTCGAACGCGGGCAGGACGGGATCATCGAGGAAATCAAGGCTTCCGGCCTGCGCGGCCGTGGCGGCGCGGGCTTCCCCACCGGCATGAAGTGGTCCTTCATGCCCAAGGAAAGCAAGGACGGCCGGCCCAGCTTCCTGGTAATCAACGCCGACGAATCCGAGCCGGGTTCGTGCAAGGACCGCGAGATCATCCGCCACGATCCGCACAAGCTGCTGGAAGGCGCGCTGGTGGCGGGCTTCGCGATGCGCGCGCGAGCGGCCTACATCTACATTCGCGGCGAATACATTCGCGAGGCCGAAACGCTGTTCGCCGCGCGGGATGAGGCCTATGCCGCTGGCCTGCTGGGCAAGAACGCCTGCGGTTCGGGCTATGACTTCGACGTCTTCGTCCACCGCGGCGCGGGCGCCTACATCTGCGGCGAAGAAACCGCGATGATCGAAAGCCTCGAAGGCAAGAAGGGCCAGCCGCGCCTCAAGCCGCCGTTCCCGGCGGGCGCGGGGCTCTATGGCTGCCCGACCACGGTCAACAACGTCGAATCGATCGCGGTCGCGCCCACCATCCTGCGGCGCGGCGCTTCGTGGTTCTCGTCGTTCGGGCGCGAGAACAACAAGGGCACCAAGCTCTTCCAGATCAGCGGGCACGTCGAACGGCCCTGCGTGGTCGAGGAAGAGATGTCGATCCCGTTCAGCGAACTGATCGAGAAGCACTGCGGCGGCATTCGTGGCGGCAAGGACAACCTGCTGGCCGTGATCCCCGGTGGTTCCTCGGTTCCGCTGGTTCCGGCCGCGGAAATCTGGGACGCGCCGATGGACTTCGATGGCTTGCGCGCGCTCGGTTCGGGCCTAGGCACCGCCGCCGTGATCGTGATGGACAAGTCCACCGATATCGTTCGCGCGATCGCCCGCCTGTCGCACTTCTACAAGCACGAAAGCTGCGGCCAGTGCACGCCGTGCCGCGAAGGCACCGGCTGGATGTGGCGCGTGATGGAGCGTTTGCGCACGGGCGACGCGGCGGTCGAGGAAATCGACATGCTGTTCAACGTGACCAAGCAGGTCGAAGGCCACACCATCTGCGCCCTGGGTGACGCGGCCGCCTGGCCGATCCAGGGCCTGATCCGCCACTTCCGCCCCGAACTGGAACGCCGGATCGCCGAACACGGCGCCGTGAGGGAGGCTGCAGAGTAA
- a CDS encoding NADH-quinone oxidoreductase subunit A, with translation MVDLSQYLPILIFLGIALALSSAFVFLPMGVSRLTGTYNPNAEKLSEYECGFPAFEDPRSQFDVRFYLVAILFIIFDLEAAFLFPWAVSLKETGWAGWFTMMLFLAELVVGFAYAWKKGALDWE, from the coding sequence TTGGTCGATCTGTCACAATATCTGCCGATCCTGATCTTCCTCGGGATCGCTCTTGCGCTTTCCAGTGCCTTTGTGTTCCTGCCGATGGGTGTTTCCCGCTTGACGGGAACCTACAATCCCAACGCGGAAAAGCTCAGCGAGTACGAATGCGGTTTCCCCGCGTTCGAAGACCCGCGCAGCCAGTTCGACGTCCGGTTCTATCTGGTCGCGATCCTGTTCATCATCTTCGATCTGGAAGCGGCGTTCCTGTTTCCCTGGGCGGTCAGCCTGAAGGAAACGGGCTGGGCCGGCTGGTTCACGATGATGCTGTTCCTGGCGGAACTGGTCGTCGGGTTTGCCTACGCCTGGAAAAAGGGAGCGCTGGATTGGGAATGA
- a CDS encoding acetyl-CoA C-acyltransferase has product MAQFSAADPVVILSYARTPMGSMQGALSDAAATDLGATAVKAAVERAGVAGDKIDRVYMGCVLPAGLGQAPARQAAIKAGLPKSVQATTVNKVCGSGMQTVIMGAEALASGSVDVIVAGGMESMTNAPYLLKKHRSGARIGHDTAYDHMFLDGLEDAYEPGRAMGTFAQDTANEYQLTREAQDGYAIESLRRAQAAISEGAFVDEIAPVTVKARGGDVVVDTDEQPGKGRPDKIPTLKPAFAKDGTITAATSSSISDGAAAVVITRQSVADAEGLKPVAKVVALAAHAQEPKDFTVAPVGAINKVLERAGWSIADVDLFEVNEAFACVAMFAMHDLGIPHEKINVHGGATALGHPIGASGTRIVTTLIGALKRHGKTKGVASLCIGGGEATALAIELV; this is encoded by the coding sequence ATGGCCCAGTTTTCCGCCGCAGATCCGGTCGTTATCCTGTCTTACGCGCGCACTCCGATGGGTTCGATGCAGGGCGCGCTGTCCGATGCCGCCGCCACCGACCTTGGCGCCACTGCCGTGAAGGCCGCCGTCGAGCGTGCCGGCGTGGCGGGCGACAAGATCGACCGCGTGTATATGGGCTGCGTGCTGCCCGCCGGCCTCGGCCAGGCGCCCGCGCGCCAGGCCGCGATCAAGGCCGGACTGCCCAAGTCCGTGCAGGCAACCACCGTCAACAAGGTCTGCGGCTCCGGCATGCAGACCGTGATCATGGGCGCCGAGGCGCTGGCCTCGGGCAGCGTCGACGTGATCGTGGCCGGCGGCATGGAAAGCATGACCAACGCGCCTTACCTGCTCAAGAAGCACCGTTCGGGCGCGCGCATCGGGCATGATACCGCCTACGATCACATGTTCCTCGATGGCCTGGAAGACGCCTACGAACCCGGCCGCGCGATGGGCACGTTCGCGCAGGATACCGCCAACGAATACCAGCTGACCCGTGAAGCGCAGGATGGCTACGCGATCGAATCGCTGCGCCGCGCGCAGGCCGCCATTTCCGAAGGGGCCTTCGTGGACGAAATCGCGCCGGTCACGGTGAAAGCGCGCGGCGGCGATGTCGTGGTCGATACCGACGAACAGCCCGGCAAGGGCCGTCCGGACAAGATCCCGACGCTCAAGCCCGCCTTCGCCAAGGACGGCACGATCACGGCCGCCACCTCCAGCTCGATTTCCGACGGGGCCGCCGCCGTGGTCATCACCCGCCAGAGCGTTGCCGATGCGGAAGGCCTGAAGCCGGTGGCGAAGGTTGTCGCGCTTGCCGCGCACGCGCAGGAACCGAAGGACTTCACGGTCGCCCCGGTCGGCGCGATCAACAAGGTGCTGGAACGGGCCGGCTGGTCGATCGCCGATGTCGATCTGTTCGAAGTGAACGAAGCTTTCGCCTGCGTCGCGATGTTCGCGATGCACGATCTGGGCATCCCGCACGAGAAGATCAACGTGCACGGCGGCGCCACGGCGCTGGGCCACCCGATCGGCGCCAGCGGCACGCGCATCGTCACCACGCTGATCGGCGCGCTGAAGCGCCACGGCAAGACCAAGGGCGTGGCCAGCCTGTGCATCGGCGGCGGCGAAGCCACCGCGCTGGCGATAGAGCTGGTCTGA
- a CDS encoding A24 family peptidase: MAYASLPLIWSASAMLGAIVGSFLGAALARLPEDRSVVTGRSACDHCGRVLGPLELVPVVSWIVQRGRCRSCGGAIGGWQLGCELGGAAVALVSVMAMPDRTALAAMVLGWQLLLLALLDLRHFWLPLPLVGTLAGSGGALALLRGAVERDSGPILWAGAGALAGFGMLWLIAAYYRRVRGREGMGGGDPLLLGAIGLWLGPVGTVATLLGGSVIGLLTTVALLAGGRKVSRQTALPLGTCLAVAGWSVFLFQGFG; the protein is encoded by the coding sequence GTGGCATATGCCAGCCTGCCGCTGATCTGGTCCGCGTCGGCGATGCTGGGCGCGATCGTCGGGAGCTTCCTGGGCGCGGCGCTGGCGCGGTTGCCAGAGGACCGGTCGGTCGTGACCGGCCGGTCGGCCTGCGATCACTGCGGGCGGGTGCTTGGCCCACTGGAACTGGTGCCGGTGGTTTCGTGGATCGTGCAGCGGGGGCGCTGCCGGAGCTGCGGCGGCGCGATCGGCGGCTGGCAGCTTGGCTGCGAACTGGGCGGGGCGGCGGTGGCGCTCGTGTCCGTGATGGCCATGCCCGATCGCACCGCGCTGGCCGCGATGGTGCTGGGCTGGCAACTGCTGCTGCTGGCGCTGCTCGATCTGCGGCACTTCTGGCTGCCCCTGCCGCTGGTGGGGACGCTGGCGGGCTCCGGAGGCGCGCTCGCGCTGCTGCGGGGGGCGGTGGAGCGCGATAGCGGTCCAATCCTGTGGGCCGGGGCGGGAGCGCTGGCCGGCTTCGGCATGCTCTGGCTGATCGCCGCCTACTATCGCCGGGTGCGCGGCCGCGAAGGCATGGGGGGAGGGGACCCGCTGCTGCTGGGCGCCATCGGCCTGTGGTTGGGGCCGGTGGGCACGGTCGCCACGCTGCTGGGGGGTAGCGTGATCGGCCTTCTCACGACAGTTGCTTTGCTGGCGGGAGGCCGTAAGGTTTCGCGCCAAACGGCCCTGCCGCTCGGAACCTGTCTCGCCGTCGCCGGCTGGTCGGTCTTCCTGTTCCAGGGCTTCGGATAA
- a CDS encoding D-glycerate dehydrogenase, whose product MPTHQSAADARTAHEAVKRRIEGKPSVIVTRRLLPETEQRMRELFDVTLNADDRAMTRDELVAAMQSCDVLVPTVTDTIDAGMIAEAGDRLGLIANFGAGIEHIDLAATRARRIIVTNTPGVFTDDTADMTLALIISVARRLNHGGRILRAGKWEGWAPSTLLGHRLNGKTLGIIGMGRIGQAVAHRARAFGLQVAYHNRHRLPEALETMLGARYVADLDTLIGEADILSLHCPASPETHHLLDARRIALMKPEAYLINTARGQIVDEQALIEALVAGRIGGAGLDVFEHEPQVDPRLLAHHNVAILPHMGSATFEGRIASGEKVMANIRFWADGHRPPDQVLEGWA is encoded by the coding sequence ATGCCAACGCACCAGAGCGCCGCCGACGCGCGCACCGCGCACGAAGCCGTCAAACGCCGGATCGAGGGGAAACCCTCGGTCATCGTCACCCGCCGCCTGCTGCCGGAAACCGAACAGCGGATGCGCGAACTGTTCGACGTGACGCTGAACGCCGATGACCGGGCGATGACGCGCGACGAACTCGTCGCCGCGATGCAATCCTGCGACGTGCTGGTGCCGACCGTGACCGACACGATCGACGCCGGGATGATCGCCGAAGCGGGCGACCGGCTGGGGCTGATCGCGAATTTCGGCGCGGGGATCGAACACATCGACCTGGCCGCCACGCGCGCCCGCAGAATCATCGTGACCAACACGCCCGGCGTCTTCACCGACGATACGGCGGACATGACGCTGGCGCTGATCATTTCCGTCGCGCGGCGGCTCAACCATGGCGGCCGCATCCTGCGCGCCGGCAAGTGGGAAGGCTGGGCACCTTCCACGCTGCTGGGCCACCGGCTCAACGGCAAGACGCTGGGCATCATTGGCATGGGCCGGATCGGGCAGGCCGTGGCGCACCGCGCCCGCGCCTTCGGCCTGCAGGTGGCCTATCACAACCGGCATCGCCTGCCCGAAGCGCTCGAAACCATGCTGGGCGCACGCTACGTCGCCGATCTCGACACCCTGATTGGCGAGGCGGATATCCTCTCACTGCACTGCCCCGCCTCGCCCGAAACGCACCACCTGCTCGATGCCCGGCGGATCGCGCTGATGAAGCCCGAAGCCTACCTCATCAATACCGCGCGCGGGCAGATCGTGGACGAACAGGCGCTGATCGAAGCGCTGGTGGCAGGGCGCATCGGTGGCGCGGGGCTCGACGTGTTCGAGCACGAGCCGCAGGTCGATCCGCGCCTGCTGGCGCACCACAACGTCGCGATCCTGCCGCACATGGGCAGCGCCACGTTCGAGGGACGCATCGCGTCGGGCGAAAAGGTCATGGCCAACATCCGCTTCTGGGCCGACGGACATCGCCCGCCCGATCAGGTGCTGGAAGGCTGGGCCTGA
- a CDS encoding NAD(P)H-dependent oxidoreductase subunit E, protein MADRYIEPDTPELRARWGAFAWTAENAEKAKEIVARYPEGRQRSAVMPLLDLAQRQVGAELNTQGWLPIPVMEYVAAYLSMPIIRVVEVATFYTMYNIAPIGRFHVQVCGTTPCMLRGSDDIIAACKKRGMKAGHITDDGLWSFTEVECMGNCASAPMVQINDDNYEDLTPADMDRILDELAAGKQPKTGTQLPGRHTVEPAGALSNLTAMVSENHDYRGEW, encoded by the coding sequence ATGGCTGACCGCTACATCGAACCGGATACCCCGGAATTGCGCGCCCGCTGGGGCGCCTTTGCCTGGACTGCCGAGAACGCGGAAAAGGCGAAAGAGATCGTGGCGCGCTACCCCGAAGGGCGGCAGCGCTCGGCGGTGATGCCGTTGCTCGATCTGGCCCAGCGGCAGGTCGGCGCTGAACTGAACACGCAAGGCTGGCTGCCGATCCCGGTGATGGAATATGTCGCCGCCTATCTCTCCATGCCGATCATCCGCGTGGTCGAGGTGGCGACGTTCTACACGATGTACAACATCGCGCCGATCGGTCGTTTCCACGTCCAGGTCTGCGGCACCACGCCGTGCATGTTGCGCGGATCGGACGACATCATCGCCGCCTGCAAGAAGCGCGGGATGAAGGCCGGGCATATCACCGATGACGGCCTGTGGTCGTTCACCGAGGTCGAATGCATGGGCAACTGCGCTTCGGCGCCGATGGTCCAGATCAACGACGACAACTACGAGGATCTGACCCCCGCCGACATGGACCGCATCCTCGACGAACTGGCGGCGGGCAAGCAGCCCAAGACCGGCACGCAGCTTCCCGGCCGTCACACGGTGGAACCGGCCGGCGCGCTCAGCAACCTGACCGCGATGGTCAGCGAAAACCACGATTATCGGGGGGAATGGTAA
- a CDS encoding coniferyl aldehyde dehydrogenase, which translates to MNETNRADMLAVLERQRTAFTAARPEALSVRHDRLERCATMLKEHGEAFAKAMSADFGHRSHEQSMLTDIMPSVSIVRYSQKRMKRWSRPEKRHVNFPLNLLGARAEVRYEPKGVIGIVAPWNFPVGLTMAPLAQAFAAGNRAMLKPSEFTERTSELMQELFPRYFAEEEVAVVTGGPETGQAFCGLPFDHLLFTGATPIGRHVLHAAADHLVPVTLELGGKSPTIFGRSADLQRSAERVALGKMMNAGQICLAPDYMMVPEELEDRAIAAVAAGVSSMYPTLLANDDYTSVINRRHRDRLAGLVEDARDKGAEAIVVNPGGEDFEGTNGNKMPLTILRNVNYDMRVMQEEIFGPVLPVKTYRAIDEVIDYVNAHDRPLGLYYFGEDKAEAEKVLTRTISGGVTVNDVIFHVSADDLPFGGIGPSGMGSYHGVEGFRTFSHARAVYRQPKVDLAKLAGLRPPYGTATQRTLKMQLK; encoded by the coding sequence ATGAACGAGACGAATCGCGCGGACATGCTGGCCGTTCTGGAACGCCAGCGCACGGCCTTCACGGCGGCGCGCCCCGAAGCGCTTTCGGTGCGCCACGACCGGCTGGAGCGTTGCGCCACCATGCTCAAGGAGCATGGCGAGGCGTTCGCCAAGGCGATGAGCGCCGATTTCGGCCACCGCAGCCACGAACAGTCCATGCTGACCGACATCATGCCCTCGGTCAGCATAGTGCGCTATTCGCAGAAGCGGATGAAGCGCTGGTCGCGACCCGAAAAGCGCCACGTCAACTTCCCGCTGAACTTGCTCGGTGCGCGGGCGGAAGTGCGCTACGAACCCAAGGGCGTGATCGGCATCGTCGCGCCGTGGAACTTCCCGGTCGGGCTGACAATGGCGCCGTTGGCGCAGGCTTTCGCTGCCGGCAACCGCGCGATGCTCAAGCCTTCGGAATTTACCGAGCGCACGTCCGAATTGATGCAGGAACTGTTCCCGCGCTACTTCGCCGAAGAGGAAGTGGCCGTGGTTACGGGCGGGCCGGAAACCGGACAGGCGTTCTGCGGGCTGCCGTTCGACCATCTGCTGTTCACCGGGGCGACGCCGATCGGCCGCCACGTGCTCCATGCCGCCGCCGATCACCTCGTGCCGGTCACGCTGGAACTGGGGGGCAAGTCGCCAACGATCTTCGGCCGCAGCGCCGATCTCCAGCGCAGCGCAGAGCGTGTGGCGCTGGGCAAGATGATGAACGCGGGGCAGATATGCCTGGCGCCCGATTACATGATGGTGCCCGAGGAACTGGAGGATCGCGCCATCGCCGCGGTCGCGGCCGGGGTCAGCTCGATGTATCCGACGCTGCTCGCCAACGACGACTACACCTCGGTCATCAACCGGCGCCACCGGGATCGCCTGGCCGGGCTGGTGGAGGACGCGCGCGACAAGGGCGCCGAGGCGATCGTCGTCAATCCGGGCGGCGAGGACTTCGAAGGCACCAACGGCAACAAGATGCCGCTGACCATCCTACGCAACGTCAACTACGACATGCGCGTGATGCAGGAGGAAATCTTCGGTCCGGTCCTGCCGGTGAAAACCTATCGCGCGATCGACGAGGTGATCGATTACGTCAACGCGCACGATCGTCCGCTCGGGCTGTACTACTTCGGCGAGGACAAGGCGGAGGCGGAGAAGGTGCTGACCCGTACCATCTCGGGCGGCGTTACCGTCAACGACGTGATCTTCCACGTATCGGCCGATGACCTGCCGTTCGGCGGAATCGGGCCTTCGGGAATGGGCAGTTATCATGGCGTGGAAGGTTTCCGCACGTTCAGCCATGCGCGCGCGGTCTATCGTCAGCCGAAGGTCGATCTTGCGAAGCTGGCAGGCTTGCGGCCGCCCTATGGTACCGCGACGCAGCGCACCCTGAAGATGCAACTTAAGTAA
- a CDS encoding NADH-quinone oxidoreductase subunit B family protein gives MSNMVTAPTATGAAAGSAITAPDQAFFESLNAEVSDKGFLVTSTEELFQWARTGSLWWMTFGLACCAVEMIHVNMPRYDMERFGVAPRASPRQSDVMIVAGTLCNKMAPALRKVYDQMSDPKYVISMGSCANGGGYYHYSYSVVRGCDRIVPVDIYVPGCPPTAEALLYGVMQLQRKIRRVGTLER, from the coding sequence ATGAGCAACATGGTCACCGCTCCGACTGCAACCGGCGCTGCCGCTGGCTCCGCCATCACCGCGCCCGATCAGGCGTTCTTCGAAAGCCTCAATGCCGAGGTTTCGGACAAGGGCTTCCTCGTCACCTCGACCGAGGAACTGTTCCAGTGGGCGCGCACCGGCTCGCTGTGGTGGATGACGTTCGGCCTTGCCTGCTGCGCGGTCGAGATGATCCACGTGAACATGCCGCGCTACGACATGGAGCGCTTCGGCGTCGCGCCGCGCGCATCCCCGCGCCAGTCGGACGTGATGATCGTGGCCGGCACGCTGTGCAACAAGATGGCCCCGGCGCTGCGCAAGGTCTATGATCAGATGTCGGACCCCAAGTACGTCATCTCGATGGGCTCGTGCGCTAACGGCGGCGGCTACTACCACTACAGCTACTCGGTGGTGCGCGGCTGCGACCGCATCGTGCCGGTCGATATCTACGTGCCCGGCTGCCCTCCCACCGCCGAGGCGCTACTCTATGGTGTGATGCAGCTGCAGCGGAAGATCCGCCGCGTCGGCACGCTCGAGCGTTGA
- a CDS encoding NADH-quinone oxidoreductase subunit D: protein MSFQLEESPTTGDEVITNYTINFGPQHPAAHGVLRMVMELDGEIIERIDPHVGLLHRGTEKLIEYKTYTQALPYFDRLDYCSPLGMEHSYVLAVEKLLNLEVPLRGQYLRVLFAELTRICNHMLNIGSHVMDVGAMTPNLWLFEIREDCLNFFERASGARMHSAWFRPGGVHQDVPLKLLTDIGDWLDTRLPQLFEDAMSLLVDNRIFKQRNVDIAVVSKEDAIRWGFSGPMIRGSGIAWDLRKAQPYDVYDRMDFEIPVGTSGDCYDRFMVRVEEVRQSARIMKQCLAEMPEGPVSSTDRKVVPPKRGEMKSSMESLIHHFKLYSEGFHVPAGEVYVATESPKGEFGVYLVSDGSNKPYRCKIRPTAFSHLQAMDFMCKGHMLPDATAILGAIDVVFGECDR, encoded by the coding sequence ATGAGCTTCCAGCTGGAAGAATCGCCGACCACCGGCGACGAGGTCATCACCAACTACACGATCAACTTCGGCCCCCAGCACCCGGCCGCGCACGGCGTGTTGCGCATGGTCATGGAGCTGGACGGCGAGATCATCGAGCGGATCGATCCGCACGTCGGCCTGCTCCATCGCGGCACCGAAAAGCTGATCGAATACAAGACCTATACCCAGGCGTTGCCGTACTTCGACCGGCTCGACTACTGCTCGCCGCTGGGCATGGAGCACTCCTACGTGCTCGCGGTTGAAAAGCTGCTCAACCTCGAGGTGCCGCTGCGCGGGCAGTACCTGCGCGTGCTGTTCGCGGAACTGACGCGCATCTGCAACCACATGCTCAACATCGGCTCGCACGTCATGGACGTGGGCGCGATGACGCCGAACCTGTGGCTGTTCGAAATCCGCGAGGACTGCCTCAACTTCTTCGAGCGCGCTTCGGGCGCGCGGATGCATTCGGCCTGGTTCCGCCCCGGCGGCGTGCACCAGGACGTGCCGCTGAAGCTGCTGACCGACATTGGCGACTGGCTCGACACGCGCCTGCCGCAGCTGTTCGAAGACGCGATGAGCCTGCTGGTCGACAACCGCATCTTCAAGCAGCGCAACGTCGATATCGCGGTAGTCAGCAAGGAAGACGCGATCCGCTGGGGCTTTTCCGGCCCGATGATCCGTGGTTCGGGCATCGCGTGGGATCTGCGCAAGGCGCAGCCCTATGACGTTTATGACCGCATGGACTTCGAGATTCCGGTCGGCACCAGCGGCGATTGCTATGATCGCTTCATGGTGCGCGTGGAGGAAGTCCGCCAGTCCGCGCGGATCATGAAGCAGTGCCTGGCCGAAATGCCCGAAGGCCCGGTCAGCTCGACCGACCGCAAGGTGGTCCCGCCCAAGCGCGGCGAGATGAAGAGCTCGATGGAATCGCTGATCCATCACTTCAAGCTCTATTCGGAAGGCTTCCACGTTCCGGCCGGCGAAGTCTATGTCGCCACCGAAAGCCCCAAGGGCGAATTCGGCGTCTATCTGGTCTCGGACGGCAGCAACAAGCCGTACCGCTGCAAGATCCGGCCGACGGCGTTCAGCCACCTTCAGGCGATGGACTTCATGTGCAAGGGCCACATGCTGCCCGACGCGACCGCGATCCTTGGCGCCATCGACGTGGTGTTCGGGGAGTGCGACCGGTGA
- a CDS encoding SH3 domain-containing protein: protein MRAVKYVLPCVLAVSAGLSSHAARAEDGGAPYWVSLRKDESNMRVGPGREYRINWTYVRKGLPMKVLRVMGGWRLVEDPDGSRGWMLAQFLARAHTGMVKGGVAEMREKADGSGRLLWRLAPGVVGTIGDCGAGWCQFDVNGRKGYAQQAAIWGAGAP, encoded by the coding sequence GTGCGTGCCGTGAAGTATGTCCTGCCCTGCGTCCTTGCCGTGTCCGCCGGTCTTTCCAGCCACGCCGCGCGCGCGGAGGATGGCGGCGCGCCATACTGGGTTTCGCTGCGCAAGGATGAATCGAACATGCGCGTCGGCCCCGGCCGGGAATACCGGATCAACTGGACCTACGTGCGCAAGGGGCTGCCGATGAAGGTGCTGCGCGTGATGGGCGGCTGGCGGCTGGTGGAGGACCCGGACGGTTCGCGCGGGTGGATGCTCGCCCAGTTCCTGGCGCGCGCCCATACCGGCATGGTCAAGGGCGGCGTCGCGGAGATGCGCGAAAAGGCCGACGGTTCGGGGCGGCTGCTGTGGCGGCTGGCGCCCGGCGTGGTGGGCACGATCGGCGATTGCGGCGCCGGCTGGTGCCAGTTCGATGTTAATGGCCGCAAGGGCTATGCCCAGCAAGCGGCCATCTGGGGGGCAGGGGCACCGTAA